From Novosphingobium sp. 9, the proteins below share one genomic window:
- a CDS encoding TonB-dependent receptor domain-containing protein, translating to MAGRSRNDWAAFCVLAGSVSGLIAPGAQAKALETKADVSIPAGTLANALVSLAEQTGLSIAASDPALAKLRTGGLHGRYTPRNALDRLLKGSGYSARFIDARTVQLIRMRRAAPVAPEAPRTPATPIPITIAPDILVTATKQNLGLDEYPASVAVIETDRSDLARGGGRGTGFILGHLPQLTATNLGPGRNKIFIRGIADSSFNGASQSTIGQYLGDFRTIYSAPDPDLPLYDISRVEVLEGPQGTLYGAGTLGGIIRIEPVAPDLEHREVDASAGATFTRSGSPGTDGALVVNAPIVRGSLALRALAYGSIEGGYIDDLERDLKNINRNTRAGARVQLRWQPRSDWTVDLSLVGQNIHSRDGQYTLKDEADLTRRSAIAQPFDNDYRLIGLTLTHQWGDVKLVSATGYSGQHIDSVYDATADEDALADGAALEVFRENQTVHLFSHETRASGSLGSQGSWLLGIGVVDSSDHVVRRLGPLDDPPVITDVLNTTLDSAVFGEAGVPVLRHVILTLGSRLSYVRQTSAYAAIRSERRGGPERQQVRLLPTAALSWTPQEGLLFYGRFQDGYRPGGLEVTGSGLDGDTAMQTAQRFASDRLHSFELGMRFGMTPGARLSGSLAASATRWRDIQADLIDTDGLPYVANIGAGRVLNLAATLRWQPTRALSLEAAGYLNSSDLTDPAPGFGALSDRDLPNIADEGWRLAGKWKTTLRGAPLTLDGTVRHVGRSKLAVSEPFALEQGDYFDVSAGARIGLGRWGLSLDVMNLLDSRGNTFAYGNPFSAAEGEQETPIRPRSIRIGVDAAF from the coding sequence ATGGCTGGACGATCGCGAAATGACTGGGCGGCGTTCTGTGTCCTTGCAGGCAGCGTTTCCGGCCTGATTGCGCCCGGCGCGCAGGCCAAAGCGCTCGAAACAAAAGCTGACGTATCGATCCCGGCCGGAACGCTGGCGAATGCGCTGGTCAGCCTTGCCGAGCAGACCGGCCTGTCCATCGCCGCCAGCGATCCGGCGCTGGCCAAGCTCCGGACCGGCGGCCTCCACGGACGCTATACGCCGCGAAATGCGCTGGACCGCCTGCTCAAAGGCAGCGGCTACTCCGCGCGCTTCATCGATGCGCGGACCGTCCAACTGATCCGCATGCGTCGGGCCGCACCAGTCGCGCCCGAAGCCCCGCGTACACCGGCCACGCCGATCCCCATCACGATCGCTCCCGACATTCTCGTCACCGCCACCAAGCAGAACCTCGGGCTGGACGAATACCCCGCCAGCGTCGCTGTGATCGAGACCGACCGCAGCGACCTTGCGCGTGGGGGCGGGCGAGGCACCGGCTTCATCCTCGGCCATCTGCCGCAGCTGACTGCGACCAACCTTGGCCCCGGTCGCAACAAGATCTTCATTCGCGGGATTGCCGACAGCAGCTTCAACGGCGCCAGCCAGTCCACCATCGGACAGTACCTCGGCGATTTCCGCACGATCTATTCCGCGCCCGACCCGGACCTGCCGCTCTACGACATTTCCCGCGTCGAGGTGCTCGAAGGGCCGCAGGGTACACTCTATGGTGCCGGAACACTGGGCGGCATCATCCGGATTGAGCCGGTCGCGCCCGATCTTGAACATCGCGAAGTCGATGCCAGCGCCGGGGCGACCTTCACCCGCAGCGGCTCGCCCGGAACCGACGGCGCGCTGGTGGTGAATGCGCCGATCGTCCGGGGCAGCCTGGCCTTGCGCGCGCTTGCCTATGGCAGCATCGAGGGCGGTTATATCGACGATCTCGAACGCGATCTGAAGAACATCAACCGCAACACTCGCGCCGGTGCCCGCGTGCAACTGCGCTGGCAACCGCGCAGCGACTGGACGGTAGATCTCTCGCTGGTCGGGCAGAACATCCATTCGCGCGACGGGCAATATACGCTGAAGGACGAGGCCGATCTCACGCGCCGTTCCGCCATCGCCCAGCCTTTCGACAACGACTATCGCCTGATCGGCCTCACTCTCACACACCAGTGGGGCGATGTGAAACTGGTCTCGGCGACGGGCTATTCCGGCCAGCATATCGATTCCGTCTATGACGCCACGGCGGACGAGGATGCCCTTGCCGATGGCGCCGCACTGGAAGTGTTCCGCGAAAACCAGACCGTGCACCTGTTCTCGCACGAGACGCGCGCAAGCGGTTCGCTCGGCAGTCAGGGCAGCTGGCTGCTCGGCATCGGCGTGGTGGACAGCAGCGACCATGTGGTGCGTCGCCTCGGCCCGCTCGACGATCCGCCGGTCATCACCGACGTCCTCAACACCACGCTCGACAGTGCCGTGTTCGGCGAGGCGGGCGTTCCGGTGCTGCGCCATGTGATCCTGACGCTTGGCAGTCGGCTCAGCTATGTGCGTCAGACCAGCGCCTATGCCGCGATCCGTAGCGAGCGGCGCGGCGGGCCGGAGCGCCAGCAGGTGCGATTGCTGCCCACCGCCGCCCTGTCATGGACGCCGCAGGAAGGCCTGCTGTTCTATGGACGGTTTCAGGATGGCTATCGGCCCGGCGGTCTGGAAGTCACCGGTTCGGGGCTCGATGGCGATACCGCGATGCAGACGGCACAGCGCTTCGCCTCGGACCGGTTGCACAGCTTCGAACTGGGCATGCGCTTCGGCATGACGCCGGGCGCGCGCCTTTCGGGCAGTCTTGCGGCCTCCGCCACGCGCTGGCGCGACATTCAGGCGGATCTCATCGACACCGACGGCCTGCCTTATGTCGCCAACATCGGGGCCGGGCGCGTGCTCAACCTTGCCGCGACGCTGCGCTGGCAGCCGACAAGAGCGCTGTCGCTGGAGGCCGCAGGCTACCTTAACTCCAGCGACCTTACCGATCCGGCACCCGGTTTCGGCGCGCTGTCGGACCGCGACCTGCCCAACATCGCGGACGAGGGCTGGCGGCTTGCGGGCAAATGGAAGACGACGCTGCGCGGCGCCCCCCTGACGCTCGATGGGACGGTACGCCATGTCGGCCGCTCCAAGCTGGCGGTCAGCGAGCCTTTCGCGCTGGAGCAGGGCGACTACTTCGACGTTTCTGCAGGTGCGCGCATCGGTCTGGGGCGCTGGGGCCTCTCGCTCGATGTGATGAACCTGCTGGATTCGCGCGGCAACACTTTCGCCTACGGCAACCCGTTCTCGGCGGCCGAGGGCGAGCAGGAAACCCCGATCCGCCCCCGCTCGATCCGTATCGGCGTGGACGCCGCATTCTGA
- the pfkB gene encoding 1-phosphofructokinase, whose amino-acid sequence MRVLTVTFNPAIDQTVTLDRLEPGEVHRAHAVRQNAGGKGVNVASCLADWGVAVSAYGLLGSDNAAPFDALFAAKGIEDRFIRIPGATRVNLKLVDPRGTTDINLDGIAIDAGRAEMVTATICDAAREGDLVVLAGSLPPGCPPDTYALLIARLRSIGCRVILDASGLPLKCALAADVLPDVVKPNREELAQALGSPLPEMDDVLRAATTLRARGVALVAISMGEQGALFVSDQGAVTAKLAVGDLASTVGAGDAMVAGIAASLADDGAELEQIARLATAFAVGKLGMAGPNLPALASVKALAADVAINRIDTTAATAAGEV is encoded by the coding sequence ATGCGCGTGCTTACCGTCACTTTCAATCCGGCCATCGACCAGACCGTCACGCTCGACCGGCTTGAGCCCGGCGAGGTCCATCGCGCCCATGCGGTGCGCCAGAACGCCGGTGGCAAGGGTGTCAACGTCGCCAGCTGCCTGGCCGACTGGGGCGTTGCCGTCAGCGCTTACGGCCTGCTGGGCAGCGACAATGCGGCGCCGTTCGATGCGCTGTTCGCGGCCAAGGGTATCGAGGATCGCTTCATCCGCATTCCCGGCGCCACCCGCGTCAACCTCAAGCTGGTGGACCCGCGCGGCACCACCGACATCAATCTGGATGGCATCGCGATCGACGCCGGGCGCGCCGAAATGGTCACCGCGACGATCTGCGATGCAGCACGCGAGGGTGACCTTGTCGTGCTGGCGGGCAGTCTTCCTCCGGGCTGCCCGCCTGATACCTATGCCCTGCTGATCGCGCGGCTGCGCTCGATCGGCTGCCGGGTGATCCTAGATGCCAGCGGACTGCCGTTGAAATGCGCGCTGGCGGCGGATGTGCTGCCCGATGTGGTGAAGCCCAACCGCGAGGAACTGGCGCAGGCACTGGGCTCCCCCCTGCCCGAGATGGACGATGTACTGCGTGCGGCCACCACCTTGCGTGCACGCGGAGTCGCGCTGGTGGCGATCTCGATGGGAGAGCAAGGCGCGCTGTTCGTCTCGGATCAGGGTGCGGTGACGGCGAAGCTTGCGGTGGGCGACCTCGCCAGCACTGTCGGCGCCGGTGATGCGATGGTCGCAGGAATTGCGGCTTCGCTGGCGGACGACGGGGCCGAACTTGAACAGATCGCACGCCTCGCCACGGCCTTTGCCGTGGGCAAGCTGGGGATGGCCGGGCCGAACCTTCCGGCGCTGGCCAGCGTGAAGGCGCTCGCCGCCGATGTTGCGATAAACCGAATTGATACGACCGCTGCAACGGCGGCGGGAGAGGTCTGA
- a CDS encoding RNA polymerase sigma factor, producing MGSDGSGNAAMGGLQQLSLEMRADLRRFLLARGMAASDAEDLLQDMFLALGKVETGPVRSPRAYLYQMANNMAHSRRRVEVRRQARDARWLDHRTASPPGAEPDRADLAPDPEAAALARDHLARVEHELAQLPERTAYIFRQYRIEGVAQKIIARDLGISLSAVEKHLQSAYRAVLAIRGRLDEDRGQRAAGEYGHAG from the coding sequence ATGGGTTCTGACGGTTCCGGCAATGCCGCCATGGGTGGTCTCCAGCAACTCAGCCTCGAAATGCGTGCGGATCTGCGGCGCTTTCTGCTCGCGCGCGGCATGGCGGCGAGCGATGCCGAGGACCTGTTGCAGGACATGTTCCTCGCGCTGGGCAAGGTGGAGACTGGACCGGTGCGCTCACCGCGTGCCTATCTCTATCAGATGGCGAACAACATGGCACACAGCCGCCGACGCGTGGAGGTGCGGAGGCAAGCCCGCGATGCGCGCTGGCTGGATCATCGCACAGCCTCGCCACCGGGGGCCGAGCCCGATCGCGCCGACCTTGCGCCCGATCCCGAAGCCGCCGCGCTCGCGCGCGATCATCTCGCAAGGGTGGAGCACGAACTGGCGCAATTGCCGGAGCGGACGGCGTACATCTTCCGTCAGTACCGCATCGAAGGCGTGGCGCAGAAGATCATCGCCCGCGATTTGGGTATCAGCCTGAGCGCGGTGGAGAAGCACCTCCAGTCCGCCTATCGCGCGGTACTCGCCATTCGCGGCAGACTGGACGAAGACCGTGGGCAGCGGGCAGCAGGGGAGTACGGCCATGCAGGTTGA
- a CDS encoding PTS fructose transporter subunit IIC has translation MNTIFAIIEAGDGAVQGVLAGEALRRAAKAAGQSIDIEVRTEQGVLNPLTDRATAKGELLLLVTDTARDGALAARADRRVTLAEVLAAPDRALAFERPAVVESGTPHIVAITSCPTGIAHTFMAAEGLAEGARQLGYPIRVETQGSVGAGTPLTEREIAEADVIIIAADREVDRARFAGKRVFSSSTKPAISGGAALIERALTEAKRQAADSAGGSEATPAKAERVGPYKHLMTGVSFMLPFVVAGGLLIALAFALGGIGANADAARGTLAHALFQIGAQGAFALIVPALAGYIAYSIADRPGIAPGMVGGMIAAQLGAGFLGGIAAGFIAGYGVEALNKLIKLPKNLQGLKPVLILPLLGTLLTGLLMVYAVGTPVAAALAFLTEWLCAMQGSSALVLGLILGAMSAFDMGGPVNKAGYAFSVGLIASNVCTPMAATMAAGMTPPLAVALATRLFRDRFTLEEREAGGAAAVLGLAFITEGAIPFAARDPFRVIPSLMAGSALAGAVSMVSGVELKVPHGGIFVLPIPGAVTHLGAYAIAIVAGTLLSAVLVGLLKRRPANAS, from the coding sequence ATGAATACGATATTTGCCATCATCGAGGCAGGTGACGGTGCGGTGCAGGGCGTGCTGGCAGGCGAGGCCCTGCGTCGCGCGGCCAAGGCCGCAGGCCAGTCCATCGACATCGAGGTGCGCACCGAACAGGGCGTGCTCAATCCGCTGACGGATCGTGCGACGGCGAAGGGCGAACTGCTCCTTCTGGTGACGGACACGGCAAGGGACGGTGCCCTTGCCGCCCGTGCCGACCGCCGGGTGACGCTGGCCGAAGTGCTCGCCGCCCCGGACAGGGCGCTGGCGTTCGAGCGTCCAGCAGTCGTAGAGAGCGGCACCCCTCACATCGTCGCGATCACCTCGTGCCCAACCGGTATCGCGCATACCTTCATGGCCGCCGAAGGCCTGGCCGAAGGCGCGCGTCAGCTTGGCTATCCGATCCGTGTCGAGACGCAGGGGTCGGTCGGCGCAGGCACGCCGCTGACCGAGCGCGAGATCGCCGAGGCCGATGTCATCATCATTGCCGCCGATCGGGAGGTGGACCGCGCGCGCTTTGCCGGTAAACGCGTGTTCTCGTCGAGCACCAAGCCCGCGATTTCCGGCGGTGCCGCGCTGATCGAGCGCGCGCTGACCGAGGCCAAGCGGCAGGCTGCGGACAGCGCTGGCGGTTCCGAAGCGACGCCTGCCAAAGCCGAGCGCGTCGGGCCGTACAAGCACCTGATGACCGGCGTTTCCTTCATGCTGCCTTTCGTTGTGGCGGGCGGCCTGCTGATCGCGCTGGCTTTCGCGCTGGGCGGCATTGGCGCCAATGCCGATGCGGCCAGGGGCACCCTTGCCCATGCCCTGTTCCAGATCGGCGCACAGGGCGCCTTCGCGCTGATCGTGCCCGCGCTTGCAGGCTACATCGCCTATTCCATTGCTGATCGCCCCGGCATTGCGCCGGGCATGGTGGGCGGCATGATCGCCGCGCAACTGGGCGCGGGATTTCTGGGCGGCATCGCCGCAGGCTTTATCGCAGGTTACGGCGTCGAGGCGCTGAACAAGCTGATAAAGCTGCCGAAAAACCTGCAAGGCCTCAAACCCGTCCTCATCCTGCCGTTGCTCGGCACGCTGCTGACCGGGTTGCTGATGGTCTATGCCGTGGGCACGCCGGTTGCGGCGGCGCTGGCCTTCCTCACCGAATGGCTGTGTGCCATGCAGGGTTCCAGTGCGCTGGTCCTCGGCCTGATTCTGGGTGCGATGTCGGCCTTCGACATGGGCGGCCCGGTGAACAAGGCAGGCTATGCGTTCTCGGTCGGCCTGATCGCCAGCAACGTGTGCACACCGATGGCCGCGACGATGGCCGCAGGCATGACGCCGCCGCTCGCGGTCGCCCTCGCTACACGCCTGTTCCGCGATCGCTTCACGCTGGAGGAGCGCGAGGCTGGCGGTGCGGCTGCAGTTCTGGGGCTCGCCTTCATCACCGAAGGCGCGATCCCGTTCGCCGCGCGCGACCCGTTCCGGGTGATCCCCTCGCTGATGGCGGGTTCCGCATTGGCGGGTGCGGTCTCGATGGTGTCGGGCGTCGAGCTGAAAGTGCCGCACGGAGGCATCTTCGTGCTGCCGATCCCCGGCGCGGTCACGCATCTTGGCGCCTATGCCATTGCGATCGTTGCAGGAACCCTGCTCAGCGCAGTGCTGGTCGGGCTGCTGAAGCGCCGCCCCGCCAACGCGAGCTGA
- a CDS encoding carbohydrate porin has protein sequence MPTATLKGACTAGVAAPALSACLALSMAFAPSPSMARSDDDPAPTEENRTDPAPKKSDSFQPLADQGIQLTLSYTGEAAGNVSGGLKRDAAFAGQVYVGADFDMDHIAGIKGGALHVAVTDRHGDSLSSLALGNNTSVQEIWGTQNTHLAIFTWEQHLGGDRLMIEAGRSQANIHFLNSPLYCQFQGNSGCGNPTFVFKNSNFTYFPASSWMIRAKAKLLPHIYLHAGAYEVNPDRKRANDHGIGLGVGNATGVIVPWELSYETGDAVRLPARYILGGWVDKGDYADPLRDANGGIAALSGQAAQTHNGRSGLYVRFEQQLTRPDPASKRGLSVYGAAMTNLSGRVEESRFWDLGLVQTGTFAGRDEDSVGFMVSDQRFSDLAMTRMRALDRAAGGSGQAWRHEVMMELSYSAQVGPAMRLSPNIQYIHHPDRTGATDRSTPTKDALILGFKFTVDALKLGR, from the coding sequence ATGCCGACTGCGACTTTGAAAGGCGCCTGCACCGCAGGCGTCGCCGCCCCTGCCTTGTCCGCCTGCCTCGCCCTGTCCATGGCCTTCGCACCGAGCCCCTCGATGGCGCGGTCGGATGACGATCCCGCGCCGACAGAGGAAAACAGAACGGACCCGGCGCCCAAGAAATCGGATTCCTTCCAGCCTCTGGCCGATCAGGGCATCCAGTTGACGCTGAGCTATACCGGCGAAGCCGCGGGCAATGTCTCCGGCGGGCTCAAGCGCGATGCCGCATTCGCCGGGCAGGTCTATGTCGGCGCCGATTTCGACATGGACCATATCGCCGGGATCAAGGGCGGCGCGCTCCACGTCGCCGTGACCGACCGGCATGGCGACAGCCTCTCCAGCCTTGCGCTGGGCAACAACACTTCGGTGCAGGAAATCTGGGGCACGCAGAACACGCATCTGGCGATCTTCACCTGGGAGCAGCATCTGGGCGGCGACCGGCTGATGATCGAAGCCGGGCGCAGTCAGGCGAACATCCATTTCCTCAATTCGCCGCTCTACTGCCAGTTTCAGGGCAATTCGGGCTGCGGAAATCCGACTTTCGTTTTCAAGAACAGCAACTTCACATACTTCCCGGCGTCCAGCTGGATGATCCGGGCCAAGGCAAAGCTGCTGCCCCATATCTACCTGCACGCAGGCGCCTACGAGGTGAACCCCGATCGCAAGCGCGCGAACGATCACGGCATCGGCCTAGGCGTGGGCAATGCCACCGGCGTCATCGTGCCGTGGGAACTGAGCTACGAGACTGGCGATGCCGTGCGCCTGCCCGCCCGCTATATTCTGGGCGGATGGGTCGACAAGGGCGACTACGCGGACCCCTTGCGCGATGCGAACGGTGGGATCGCTGCGCTGAGCGGACAGGCGGCGCAGACGCACAATGGTCGCAGCGGGCTCTATGTCCGCTTCGAGCAGCAGTTGACGCGCCCCGACCCTGCCAGCAAGCGCGGGCTCAGCGTCTATGGCGCGGCGATGACCAACCTGTCCGGCCGGGTCGAGGAAAGCCGCTTCTGGGATCTGGGCCTTGTCCAGACCGGCACTTTTGCCGGGCGCGATGAGGACAGCGTGGGCTTCATGGTGTCCGACCAGCGCTTCAGCGATCTGGCTATGACCCGCATGCGCGCGCTTGACCGCGCCGCCGGAGGCAGTGGACAGGCATGGCGCCATGAGGTGATGATGGAGCTGTCCTACAGCGCGCAGGTTGGCCCCGCCATGCGCCTATCGCCAAACATCCAGTACATCCACCACCCCGACCGTACCGGCGCGACCGACCGCTCGACCCCGACGAAGGACGCGCTGATCCTGGGCTTCAAGTTCACCGTGGATGCGCTGAAACTGGGCCGGTAA
- a CDS encoding FecR family protein produces the protein MPALAASVALVLAGGWAFRSHSTGDYTIRTAAGESRSFALGDGTRIMLNGSTEIALNRDDPRQAALLSGEAQFTVHHDPVHPFTLIVGDRTLEDVGTVFNVRTSGTAMQVEVAQGAVRYEAGETRVRLDAGDTLSAKDDGIVTGHRATAEIGGWTRGRLVYHDRPLIEVAADITRSRGMAIELAPDLAAQPFTGVIQLDGDDATLQKRLESLLGLKVTSTADGWTIAK, from the coding sequence ATGCCCGCACTGGCAGCTTCGGTGGCGCTGGTGCTGGCCGGTGGCTGGGCGTTCCGGAGCCACTCAACCGGGGACTACACCATCCGTACCGCAGCGGGCGAGAGCCGGTCCTTCGCGCTTGGCGACGGCACCCGCATCATGCTCAACGGCTCGACCGAGATCGCCCTCAACCGCGACGATCCGCGTCAGGCAGCCCTGCTTTCGGGCGAGGCGCAGTTCACGGTCCATCACGATCCGGTGCATCCCTTCACGCTGATCGTCGGCGATCGCACGCTGGAGGACGTCGGCACGGTGTTCAACGTACGCACTTCGGGCACGGCCATGCAGGTCGAAGTCGCACAGGGCGCCGTGCGCTACGAGGCAGGCGAGACCCGCGTGCGGCTCGATGCGGGAGACACGCTTTCGGCGAAGGATGACGGCATCGTCACCGGGCATCGTGCCACTGCGGAGATCGGAGGCTGGACCCGCGGCAGGCTGGTCTATCACGACCGTCCACTGATCGAGGTTGCTGCCGACATCACCCGCTCGCGCGGCATGGCGATCGAACTGGCGCCCGATCTCGCCGCGCAGCCCTTCACCGGCGTAATTCAGCTTGATGGCGACGATGCGACATTGCAGAAGCGCCTCGAATCGCTGCTGGGACTGAAAGTGACTTCGACTGCGGATGGCTGGACGATCGCGAAATGA